In Cryptococcus gattii WM276 chromosome A, complete sequence, one genomic interval encodes:
- a CDS encoding Regulation of transcription from Pol II promoter-related protein, putative (Similar to TIGR gene model, INSD accession AAW41286.1) translates to MQSTPGQGQPQVQSPPPLLPLLPASQYAHGGRGQAQGFPPPQPAYAGDGIGRASSAGTGTGTGAAGAAGAAGAERVKEKRRSGFGWLGGKKKDKEKEEREKINNRPRPSSFSVDRPSTQSQTRAVPASASQAFPQSPPPQTPLQPQPQPQPQHATRPFAQHQRPSPPPGQPLRALSASAEQGAQAYEGQRSHSLDLGHMQQQQQGEYRSSISSGQGKGSPLAPHIPRSASMPMQPPAAGTTPNGGSGSPRRGSSFVNPPQPDTAGPANASQADMDRFRSIVDLIAIQPQKTYVTSPPELEMILARTSGGGQPKQGQPGSATNDWDAVWLQLSGISLSMWSMKETRAAAAKGDKVPPTYFNITDSSLELLAPLPPPPHRPNSHPHHFVFSLNTAGSNRLLFSCPTERDLARWATGLRLAAWERARLEEIYTGHLVQSGGREPPVEVGKGRSRMEGWVRVRVMGGTEWRRLWLVLSTPREGKEEEKKSKRRSFFGMGGREEEQVPSEPNTGMVMASFYTEQRTSKNKTSVVPILTITNVSQTYAVFPERLEVMSQSNLFKVVGRISGEMVTVEGRLRDSGWALLMPEHPENAGFHDAFKLYGRPEKYVWDIKDPKGLFFAYPQGQDRLNLFLDIEEALHGDLRVTTLAGVRSKFVSLVHRRQHSNQKRPKDENTDQFSGENEDQGFQRQDGNFRLPPLSFNEASQDPNMPRSLTPITERTDVASRQNSTRTSNSAFTVVGLGGAPGTGGSGDRKTSGTSSKHGSQSSNKHEEHERDRLPQVANDIHQVFGPLTEEPGEAYSTSGSNSIATPRVVPAPLPGGGGGIQRGGIPSSSVESTSVYSQDTGVTPHQSAKPSPPPPIPSAPPLSAGPEEQTSDEGLPHPSVLTFPIARGQKSPLGQPVIANPDPPSASPPTPQPPAKQQLPVQPATTSQVLSPTPRKASSSGDTVPHGMELREEPAAMYLMNMVEETTPVPKPLVPKAVSPQRPTINTNFDGQGGLLNPITKPVTGGNQEASAVGKKDALGRKPSGARALPAKRSGGTRMETIEDRSAGSQIQEDGQTQTQAAASAEPSRTKVSSQTPQVDLGDDVSSYMNYADNPSPVKPKTEPLQVTKPVAAATKTVSPPQEEIRSSFAPSKAAVERRAKAEQTAREQEMAKRMPGGGKRTVNNVNTMSGFESSDEESEEESEEDSPMTQKRQEQPLSRTASKASEQAAPNAPQRTTSINARALPPVPRIQQPPEVRSPAENNEPRTRRDSQFSQSAGQYDSRASQFMERPRPASRTPSPGSGNVANGRPISTLVYNNNGGSYPIPGPRHSPANNAPPATRQTVWNANFSTEHGMPEQNKSGKFVELEEPSVQLTKAFAPHGLLQAGMQDKEDRSAKKQEELARETGSSLINVAAKPPPPQTGLVGAVAAHERDRKNAGGIGATLTDREREKRLVEDKQREIERLQKQQMGQFGGDMYPQNFGYPMSPGPMGMGMNMPMMNMGYPGQMNPYVQQQAMLAAQMAYQQTMMAMSQAGSQAGDFPDRTQSSSQLRSRQQPGADGRSISPTGSMGGPTSPPPMGVPSFYGYPQGMGMSPQMGMGGMGMPPMQMPWMMSPGAMWGMATPPTGPGSPMVQPRYDYMQSGTAGMGSESSSARTKNRGSSGEDLGQRVN, encoded by the exons ATGCAATCCACCCCGGGCCAAGGACAACCACAAGTCCAATCACCACCCCCGTTGCTACCGCTGCTGCCGGCCTCGCAATACGCGCACGGTGGTCGAGGCCAGGCGCAGGGGTTTCCGCCTCCTCAGCCGGCATATGCCGGCGATGGTATTGGACGAGCGAGCAGTGCGGGTACGGGGACGGGGACGGGTGCGGCGGGTGCGGCGGGTGCGGCGGGTGCGGAGAGAGTaaaggagaagagacgGAGTGGGTTTGGATGGCTAGGCGGGAAGAAAAAGgacaaggaaaaggaggagCGGGAAAAGATCAAT AACCGTCCCCGCCCCTCGTCCTTTTCCGTCGACCGCCCGTCTACCCAGTCGCAGACACGTGCCGTCCCCGCCTCTGCCTCCCAAGCGTTCCCCCAGTCCCCCCCGCCGCAGACGCCCCTACAGCCCCAGCCCCAGCCCCAGCCGCAACACGCAACCCGGCCATTCGCACAGCACCAGCGGCCGTCGCCTCCGCCCGGACAGCCCCTGCGCGCCCTGTCGGCAAGCGCGGAGCAGGGGGCCCAAGCGTACGAGGGCCAGCGATCACACAGCCTCGATCTCGGCCACatgcagcagcagcagcagggCGAGTACAGGAGCAGCATCAGCAGCGGGCAGGGGAAAGGATCTCCGCTCGCACCGCACATACCCCGTTCAGCCTCCATGCCGATGCAGCCGCCCGCAGCCGGCACCACACCCAATGGCGGCTCGGGCTCCCCCCGTCGGGGATCGTCGTTTGTGAATCCGCCGCAGCCTGACACAGCTGGTCCCGCGAACGCGAGCCAGGCCGACATGGACAGGTTCAGGTCGATAGTAGACTTGATCGCCATCCAGCCGCAAAAGACCTATGTCACCAGTCCGCCAGAGCTGGAAATGATCCTTGCGAGGACGAGCGGGGGAGGACAGCCAAAGCAGGGCCAGCCCGGGAGTGCGACAAATGACTGGGATGCCGTCTGGCTCCAGCTGTCCGGCATTTCTCTAT CAATGTGGTCTATGAAGGAAACACGggctgctgctgccaaGGGCGACAAGGTGCCCCCGACCTACTTTAACATTACCGACTCGTCTCTTGAGCTCCTCGCTCCCcttcctccgcctcctCACCGACCAAATTCACATCCCCACCACTTTGTCTTTTCTCTCAATACAGCTGGCTCCAATCGGCTGCTATTCTCTTGCCCGACAGAACGGGATCTCGCGCGGTGGGCGACAGGTCTCCGACTAGCCGCGTGGGAACGCGCGAGGTTGGAAGAAATCTACACCGGTCATCTCGTTCAATCGGGCGGGCGCGAGCCCCCTGTTGAAGTTGGTAAAGGCCGATCGCGGATGGAAGGATGGGTCAGAGTCCGAGTTATGGGCGGGACAGAGTGGCGGCGTCTTTGGCTGGTGTTGAGTACACCAAGAGAAggcaaggaagaagagaaaaagTCCAAGCGAAGAAGTTTCTTTGGGATGGGAggcagagaagaagagcaggTCCCTTCAGAACCAAATACCGGTATGGTCATGGCCAGCTTCTATACAGAACAGAGGACATCGAAGAACAAGACCAGTGTGGTACCCATTTTGACAATAACCAACGTCTCGCAAACCTATGCCGTCTTCCCCGAAAGGCTCGAGGTCATGTCTCAATCCAACTTGTTCAAGGTGGTCGGGCGGATAAGCGGGGAGATGGTCACCGTGGAAGGACGTCTTCGAGATTCTGGTTGGGCACTTCTCATGCCCGAACACCCTGAGAACGCAG GTTTCCACGATGCGTTCAAGCTTTATGGCAGACCTGAAAAGTACGTTTGGGATATCAAAGACCCAAAAGGTCTTTTTTTCGCTTATCCTCAAGGACAAGATCGCCTT AATTTATTCTTGGATATCGAGGAAGCTCTCCATGGCGATCTCCGCGTAACCACGCTCGCTGGCGTTCGGTCCAAGTTTGTCTCGCTCGTTCATCGACGCCAGCACTCGAACCAAAAACGGCCCAAAGACGAGAATACTGATCAGTTTTCGGGCGAAAATGAGGATCAAGGATTCCAACGGCAAGACGGCAACTTTAGATTACCGCCTTTATCGTTCAATGAAGCGTCTCAGGATCCAAACATGCCCAGGTCTCTTACACCTATAACCGAGCGTACGGATGTCGCCAGTAGACAAAATAGTACGCGTACTTCCAATTCAGCATTCACCGTCGTTGGTCTTGGTGGTGCCCCCGGCACTGGAGGATCTGGCGATCGAAAAACCAGTGGGACTAGCTCCAAGCATGGAAGTCAATCCAGCAACAAGCATGAAGAGCACGAGAGAGATAGATTACCGCAGGTGGCGAATGATATCCATCAGGTGTTTGGTCCCCTGACGGAAGAACCTGGTGAAGCGTACTCAACCTCTGGGTCCAATTCGATTGCTACCCCTCGCGTTGTTCCTGCGCCTTTGCCAGGTGGTGGCGGCGGTATTCAACGGGGCGGCATTCCATCGTCTTCAGTAGAGTCCACTTCGGTGTACTCTCAGGATACAGGGGTCACGCCGCATCAAAGCGCCAAGCCTTCCCCGCCACCCCCCATACCCTCTGCTCCTCCCTTATCGGCTGGGCCTGAGGAGCAGACTAGTGATGAAGGCTTGCCACATCCGTCTGTCCTCACTTTCCCCATAGCTCGCGGTCAAAAGTCTCCTCTTGGTCAACCTGTGATTGCAAATCCCGATCCGCCTAGCGCTTCACCGCCTACTCCTCAACCGCCGGCGAAACAGCAGCTTCCAGTTCAACCTGCTACTACTTCGCAAGTGCTTTCTCCTACTCCACGCAAAGCCTCCTCCTCCGGCGATACCGTCCCACATGGAATGGAGCTAAGAGAAGAGCCTGCGGCGATGTACTTGATGAATATGGTTGAAGAGACGACACCTGTGCCTAAACCTCTGGTGCCCAAAGCTGTTTCTCCTCAAAGACCTACAATCAATACCAACTTTGATGGTCAAGGTGGACTTTTAAACCCTATCACAAAGCCTGTCACAGGTGGGAACCAAGAGGCTTCGGCTGTTGGGAAGAAGGACGCACTGGGGAGGAAACCCTCGGGTGCACGAGCATTACCCGCAAAAAGAAGCGGGGGAACTCGAATGGAAACCATTGAGGATCGGTCTGCCGGTTCTCAGATTCAGGAGGATGGACAGACACAGACGCAGGCTGCAGCATCAGCTGAGCCCTCTCGTACGAAAGTGTCTTCCCAAACTCCTCAAGTCGATCTGGGAGATGACGTTTCTTCCTATATGAACTATGCGGACAACCCTTCCCCCGTCAAACCAAAGACGGAACCTTTGCAAGTCACTAAGCCCGTGGCAGCGGCCACCAAAACAGTATCTCCTCCTCAAGAAGAGATTCGTTCAAGCTTTGCACCTTCCAAAGCCGCAGTGGAAAGGCGAGCCAAAGCGGAGCAGACTGCGAGGGAACAGGAGATGGCTAAGCGTATGCCTGGTGGTGGAAAGAGGACGGTGAATAATGTGAACACGATGTCTGGGTTTGAAAGCTCGGATGAGGAATCGGAAGAggaaagtgaagaagacTCTCCTATGACGCAAAAGAGACAAGAGCAACCTCTTTCTCGTACTGCGTCAAAGGCGTCTGAGCAAGCAGCTCCCAACGCCCCCCAACGTACGACATCGATCAATGCCAGAGCTTTGCCCCCTGTGCCAAGGATACAGCAGCCGCCAGAGGTCAGATCGCCTGCTGAAAATAACGAGCCACGTACGAGACGGGACAGTCAGTTTAGTCAGTCTGCAGGTCAGTATGACTCCCGTGCCAGCCAGTTCATGGAGCGCCCTCGTCCTGCCTCTCGAACTCCCAGTCCTGGCAGTGGTAATGTTGCGAATGGACGACCTATCTCGACGCTCGTCTACAACAATAATGGCGGATCTTACCCCATTCCCGGCCCTCGTCATTCACCTGCGAATAATGCCCCACCTGCTACTCGTCAAACAGTTTGGAATGCCAACTTCTCCACTGAGCACGGTATGCCTGAGCAGAACAAGTCTGGCAAATTTGTGGAGCTAGAGGAACCTTCCGTTCAGCTCACTAAAGCTTTCGCGCCACATGGATTGTTGCAGGCTGGTATGCAAGATAAGGAAGACCGCTCTGCgaagaagcaagaagagCTGGCAAGAGAGACTGGTAGCAGCTTGATCAATGTCGCCGCCAAACCTCCTCCCCCTCAAACTGGGCTGGTTGGTGCCGTTGCCGCTCATGAAAGGGACAGGAAAAATGCTGGTGGTATCGGGGCGACCTTGACAGACCgagaaagggaaaagaggCTAGTC GAGGACAAACAAAGAGAGATTGAAAGACTTCAGAAACAGCAAATGGGACAGTTCGGTGGAGACATGTACCCTCAGAACTTTGGCTATCCTATGAGTCCCGGCCCTATGGGTATGGGTATGAACATGCCCATGATGAACATGGGATACCCC GGACAGATGAACCCTTATGTCCAGCAACAGGCCATGCTAGCTGCCCAAATGGCGTATCAGCAGACCATGATGGCTATGTCTCAGGCGGGATCTCAAGCAGGAGATTTCCCCGACCGAACTCAGTCTTCTTCCCAACTTCGCTCTCGTCAACAGCCAGGTGCAGATGGGCGTTCAATATCTCCGACTGGCAGCATGGGCGGACCGACATCCCCCCCGCCTATGGGTGTTCCATCCTTTTATGGCTACCCGCAGGGAATGGGCATGTCCCCTCAAATGGGTATGGGTGGTATGGGTATGCCACCCATGCAGATGCCCTGGATGATGTCTCCTGGCGCTATGTGGGGCATGGCCACCCCTCCGACTGGACCAGGAAGTCCCATGGTTCAGCCGAGGTATGATTATATGCAGTCAGGAACCGCAGGAATGGGAAGCGAATCAAGCAGTGCGAGAACCAAGAATAGAGGTAGTAGCGGTGAAGATCTTGGTCAGCGTGTGAATTAA
- a CDS encoding Hypothetical protein (Similar to TIGR gene model, INSD accession AAW41287.1; CNA07560): MSNTPLRPVHRPPLSRPSSAAPPLQPQLTGDRKPTSSSASSSQAALNQAGRADQVLYRFYLKTVAVLVEARLTHYANVSAEKKDRWFNLLLPEIELYKNDLQIYRSISSYPPYTQAELPSASSDTCSIPPLLIAFILDTSDVPNGQALLWNRKGGKVALDLASLSSKGKGKGKEERPGIILERWTLRAQSSEPGDTSSSQIAPHTAYRLGIIHFRALHSLVRLFPAYRLYKRLRRSNSGLRLGIKLWGPEDYPNSPDGLKEAWGVMEEGLVSLDTSLGKLVFEGEQVEPENIERYGFPRLDLFGNGYTLQAEYRPEVDFSTEDMEAVLSEKFVDMDEDWFTPTVAARRRSESNASGSSTDHSRTVRKSPMPAPIPSSNFTTSPIPPRQQAATAGSFASAGSFSKARQPSTSAVGVQSKGKDRWGALGEGLPFSGRSPSTSQVDGQAPPSPNPSGIVAARRLSGHSIQPLASASPSTSLLRGTPPQPLSGAPIPTSSTRPTIPASRTSSSIGRTSSFLSQSGRSFTHAQLANMYGGSASPPVTGAMSGVHLPSTPSQYNPPGQSPVSQSSLTFAKQPVPRNVSMSSRGMGSTPGSGSSPFIPGSLERDITTGTGITGTSAPNPPHIIKRYSSSFSPRPSSLTHRPSLQSQGSSAEASLPSFLGGQGGLLRRTSTRESGLRHSLEPPKRRDRVPDEDDIEAFLKTLDAVPQPSRSQYAPSGRFASMASSLSTREHRAEGEGTPNSQLAISPQTQGQGYNGRVPMTRAWVDDELKRMAGSFSTGEMAIPSRGDTTASSSSNVNTAASSARATMAGTPASIGLLSASRPSSASRRVPITDAGTEAGGQKVIRRKSDGPSPLSQGLTSAAERDSSPIAASPMQALRSADQVPADRGVRSTLSDSPAATGSARSLPRSAMGVTHEHPEPLPLRSAGAGVGYAGLSNYGATVVSRTSVLSPQTTGGTNSTDSPSTSVTTNATSTTAATTRMPRRGPVLLRGGFEHRSSATSTPSHSPVRDYARAGVAVNAASTSGAIGLGISTREARVGSMPIRQVGDERERYTELGRRQSASIAMIHALNASGAAPTTGTIGRYRSSSGTAPGSLGREEYGKREGREGIERRTESEGREHSRENRAEEGDDVADDELAGLMNGLGYEKRD, encoded by the exons ATGTCAAACACACCACTCAGGCCCGTACACCGCCCACCCCTCTCCCGCCCCTCCTCAGCGGCGCCGCCCCTCCAGCCACAACTCACAGGAGATAGGAAACCCACGTCGTCCTCGGCGTCCTCTTCCCAGGCTGCTCTCAATCAGGCGGGTAGAGCGGATCAGGTGTTGTACAGGTTTTACCTCAAGACCGTCGCGGTTCTCGTAGAAGCGAGGTTGACACACTATGCCAATGTGTCTgcggagaagaaggatcGCTGG TTCAACCTTCTCCTGCCAGAGATTGAGCTGTACAAGAATGATCTTCAAATATATCGCTCTATATCATCCTACCCACCTTATACTCAAGCTGAACTGCCATCCGCTTCTTCAGATACCTGTAGTATTCCACCCTTATTGATTGCGTTCATCCTTGACACTAGTGATGTTCCCAATGGTCAGGCCTTGCTATGGAATAGGAAGGGTGGGAAGGTCGCATTAGATCTTGCGTCCTTGTCATcgaaaggaaaaggaaagggtAAGGAAGAAAGACCAGGAATAATACTAGAGCGTTGGACATTGCGAGCTCA ATCGTCTGAGCCCGGCGACACCTCCAGCTCACAGATAGCGCCACACACAGCTTATCGGCTAGGGATAATCCATTTCCGTGCTCTGCACTCTTTGGTCCGACTCTTCCCAGCCTACCGCCTATACAAGCGGCTACGCCGGTCCAACTCTGGATTACGTCTAGGCATCAAGCTTTGGGGTCCGGAAGACTACCCTAATTCCCCCGATGGCTTGAAGGAAGCCTGGGGCGTGATGGAGGAAGGTCTAGTCAGCCTGGATACTAGCTTAGGAAAACTTGTCTTTGAAGGGGAACAAGTCGAGCCTGAAAATATCGAGCGCTACGGTTTCCCACGCTTGGATCTTTTCGGGAATGGGTATACCCTGCAAGCGGAATACCGCCCAGAGGTCGATTTCTCCACCGAGGATATGGAGGCTGTTTTGAGTGAAAAATTCGTGGATATGGACGAAGATTGGTTCACGCCTACCGTTGCCGCTCGCAGAAGATCCGAAAGTAACGCTTCGGGCTCTTCAACGGATCATTCTCGTACAGTCAGAAAGTCTCCCATGCCGGCACCAATACCTTCGAGTAATTTTACGACTTCACCAATCCCGCCGAGGCAGCAAGCAGCCACTGCAGGATCATTCGCCTCTGCCGGCTCATTCTCTAAAGCTAGACAGCCTTCAACGTCTGCAGTTGGCGTGCAGAGCAAAGGAAAGGATAGATGGGGAGCACTTGGCGAGGGCCTGCCATTCTCGGGCAGGTCACCTTCTACAAGCCAAGTTGACGGGCAG GCACCTCCATCGCCTAACCCTAGTGGTATCGTCGCTGCTCGTCGCCTTTCCGGCCATTCTATCCAACCTCTTGCATCTGCATCCCCATCAACTTCCTTACTGCGCGGTACCCCTCCGCAACCTCTCTCTGGCGCGCCCATCCCTACTTCGTCAACCCGCCCCACCATTCCAGCGTCGCGTACATCCTCATCTATTGGTCGTACTTCATCTTTCCTCTCTCAATCCGGCCGTTCTTTCACACATGCTCAACTAGCAAACATGTACGGCGGATCGGCTTCGCCACCAGTGACAGGGGCCATGTCTGGTgtccatcttccttccacTCCATCTCAGTACAACCCACCTGGACAGTCGCCTGTCTCTCAATCCAGTTTGACTTTTGCCAAGCAACCTGTTCCGAGGAATGTTTCCATGTCGAGTAGAGGAATGGGCTCGACACCTGGATCGGGATCATCGCCATTTATCCCTGGGTCTTTGGAACGCGATATCACCACGGGCACTGGTATCACGGGGACGTCGGCACCTAATCCACCACACATTATCAAACGCtactcttcctccttttcaccccgtccttcttcccttACACATCGTCCCAGCCTTCAGTCCCAGGGCTCCAGTGCCGAAGCGAGCTTACCGTCATTCCTTGGTGGTCAGGGTGGTCTGCTGCGACGAACAAGTACAAGAGAGAGTGGACTAAGGCATAGCCTCGAGCCGCCAAAGAGAAGGGATAGGGTGCCCGATGAAGATGATATCGAGGCGTTTTTAAAGACTTTGGATGCAGTCCCGCAACCCTCTCGATCGCAATACGCTCCAAGCGGGAGGTTCGCTTCTATGGCTTCGTCACTCTCCACAAGGGAACATAGAGcggaaggagaagggacTCCCAACTCACAGCTTGCTATCTCACCCCAAACTCAGGGACAGGGGTATAACGGACGTGTACCGATGACTAGAGCTTGGGTAGATGACGAGCTCAAGCGTATGGCTGGTAGTTTCTCCACAGGGGAGATGGCTATACCTTCACGAGGCGATACCACGGCGTCAAGTTCGAGTAATGTGAATACCGCGGCCAGTTCAGCTAGGGCAACAATGGCTGGTACGCCAGCAAGTATAGGTCTGCTTAGTGCCAGCAGGCCAAGTAGCGCGTCTAGGCGGGTGCCGATAACAGACGCAGGGACAGAAGCGGGTGGTCAGAAGGTAATCCGAAGAAAGTCCGACGGCCCGTCTCCTCTCAGCCAGGGATTGACCTCTGCTGCCGAAAGAGACAGCAGTCCAATTGCTGCCAGTCCTATGCAAGCTCTTCGTTCGGCTGACCAAGTACCCGCCGACCGCGGGGTAAGGTCCACTCTGAGCGACTCCCCGGCCGCAACCGGGAGCGCAAGAAGTTTACCTCGTTCTGCTATGGGCGTAACGCACGAGCATCCAGAACCACTTCCCTTGAGATCGGCTGGTGCCGGTGTAGGGTACGCTGGGCTCTCGAATTATGGTGCAACGGTAGTTAGTCGGACGAGTGTGCTTTCTCCGCAGACCACGGGAGGGACAAACTCGACCGATTCACCTTCAACTTCGGTCACTACCAACGCAACTAGTACAACCGCTGCCACAACTCGCATGCCGCGCCGAGGACCTGTCCTCTTGCGGGGAGGATTCGAACACCGTTCTTCTGCTACTAGCACACCTTCTCATAGTCCCGTTCGTGACTACGCGAGAGCAGGTGTCGCTGTCAACGCTGCCTCTACGTCGGGTGCTATCGGACTGGGGATCAGTACCCGTGAAGCGAGGGTGGGCTCCATGCCCATCAGGCAAGTTGGTGATGAGAGGGAAAGGTATACTGAGCTGGGAAGAAGGCAGAGTGCGTCGATCGCGATGATCCATGCGCTAAATGCTTCGGGAGCAGCCCCTACGACTGGGACTATTGGGAGATACAGATCGTCTAGTGGGACTGCACCGGGCTCCTTGGGGAGGGAGGAATACgggaagagggaaggaagagaaggtATTGAGAGGCGTACTGAGTCAGAAGGCCGAGAGCATAGCAGAGAGAACAGGGCggaggagggagatgaCGTAGCGGATGATGAACTGGCAGGACTGATGAATGGTTTAGGATATGAGAAACGTGATTAG
- a CDS encoding 60s ribosomal protein l27, putative (Similar to TIGR gene model, INSD accession AAW41288.1), producing MVKIYKPGKVAVVLSGRQAGKKVVVIKQQDDGTKERPYPHAVVAGIERYPLKVTKNMGKKRIARRSKVKPFIKVVNYAHLLPTRYMLELESLKGSVSSETFKEPTQREESKKAIKKAFEERYHKGQNRWFFSKLRF from the exons ATGGTCAAGA TCTACAAGCCCGGAAAAGTCGCTGTCGTCCTCTCTGGTCGTCAAGCCGGCAAGAAGGTCGTCGTCATCAAGCAGCAAGACGACGGGACCAAGGAGCGACCTTACCCCCACGCCGTTGTTGCTGGCATTGAGAG GTACCCCCTCAAGGTGACCAAGAACATGGGCAAGAAGCGAATTGCTCGTCGATCCAAGGTTAAGCCTTTCATCAAGGTCGTCAACTACGCCCACCTCCTCCCCACCCGATACATGCTCGAGCTCGAGTCTCTCAAGGGTTCCGTTTCCTCTGAGACCTTCAAGGAGCCTACCCAGAGGGAGGAGTCCAAGAAGGCCATCAAGAAGGCTTTCGAGGAGAGGTACCACAAGGGACAGAACAGGTGGT TCTTCTCCAAGTTGCGATTCTAA